The genome window TGGATCTGGCCCTGCACGGGCTCGCAGGCCAGCGCCTCCCCGTCCACCGTCATGATGCCCGCGGCCGAGCGCGGCTCCAGGCGGAACGCCCGGACGGGGACGTAGCGCAGGTGGGGACAGTTCAAATCCAGGTGGGTCCCTCTGGACATGGCCAGGAAGATCTTCAGCAGCATCAAGCGGCTGACGCCGGCCTTCATGTAGAAGAGATGGATGCAGCCGTCGCGCAGCCCGGCTGCCGGGGCCATCAGCAGGTTGGTGCCCAGGTGGGACTGGTAGATGGCGTAGACGGTGACAAACTCCTCCTCGGGAACCACCGTCCAGTGCGCCGGCACCGGCTGGCCCAGCGGCACCAGCAGCGAGTCGGCGGGCAGGGCCCCGGCCGCCTCCGTCCCCGCGGGCGCTGGGACGTGTCCAGCCTTGCCATTGGTGGTGGGCGCGGGGGGGTCCTGGCAGGACGGGGGGTTACCCTGCTCGGGGCAGGCGGGCAGGTAGGAGAGGCGGCCCTGGTAGACCCGCAGCTTGGCCAGGCACTGCAGGGTGCCCAGGGTGAAGCGGGCGCTGCCCAGCCCGCGGTACTTCTCGCTGTCGATGTCCACGTCCGAGATGAAGCCCCAGCCAAAGCcgaggaaggagaagaggcgCTTGCCAGAGGCTGTGCTCAGCGAGACCAGGTCCATCTGCGTGTGCAGCCCCTTGCACAGCATGAAGGTgcagttcagcagcagcttcttcttGACGACGTGATCGTTGCTGCGAGAGATGCAGAGGGTGAGTTTGGGCTGGACTCGGGTCCAGGCCTCTCCTGctgtcccagcaccagccacGTGCAACCCTCACCCCTGCGTCACGGTTGGGGCACGTCCCAGCTGGGTGACAGTGCCCCTCAGGGACAGCTGCTGGGAGAAGTTTTGCTGGGGTGGGAAGGATAAACCAGCTCCTGAAAGAGGGAGCTGAGTTGAGGctgctgggccagggcaacGCCAGCCCCCCACCTTGCAGCAGGATCACCTGTACCCCAGGCTGGGTCCTTTAGGGTAAAGCTTTGCCAGACTTGAAGCCTGGAGTAGATAAAGGGTGTGGAGGGACCtgggggatgcagggatggaAGCTGATGCTGACAGGGACcggctggggctgtgctgcatcAGCCTGCAAGGAGGTGGGGACCCAAGTGGGCACCCCAAcaccctgccccagggctggagccatGGGcagcctttctcttccctcttccctccaccccAGTGCCAGAACAGCCCCCTGTACTGGCTGgtgggggctggcagcaggtgcCCCCCAGGGCTCACCCTGCGTAGTGGTTGATGGAGGCAGCCAGGGCGTTCCCGGAGCCCCCGGGCAGGATGCACAGCGGCTTCTTCATCGTGTCCTCCCAGTCCGGCCGCTCCATCAGCCCGTTCAccacctgcagggatggaggcagctggtgccacctggggctgtgcagggaacCCTGTGGCTCCTGCTCAGCCCCggggggagcagagcccacagTGTCCCCAGCCAGGACAGGACAGAGACCACGGCTGCCCTGCTTTGCTCCAAGCTGGGTCCCAGCTCTCCTTTGCcattccctgcctgccttcatGTCTCGAAGCTTGGCTCCTGCCACAAGCACCCCCCTTCTCTTGGCTCTCTGCCCATCCTGGCCAGGGGGTTGCCCCACAGTGCCCCTCACCTCGTACAGCAGCCCATCCCCAGCCATGACCACCAACGTGTCCCACTGAGACAGGTCCTCATCCCGCACCTTCTCATGCGCATGGTGGGGTCTCTCTGCGGGGGGAAAGCGGAAAAAGTCAAGTGTCACCCTCCAGCCTgctgccacccccccccccaagatgGTGACCCCAGCCCCACTGTCCCCACAGGGGTCCCAGtcagggaggcaggaggtgaCACAGTCACCCCTATTGAGTGCAATCAATCGTGTTGCCCAAACCAGCCCCatgggagctggagctgcagtgatGTGGGGGGAAAACAAGGTCCCCAGAGGAGCCCatcctggggcagcagcacacCAGGTACAGAGCAGGAGGGAATGGCCTtgagctgcaccaggggaggtttagactggacattagggaaaaaaaattcacagaaggagtggttagagactggaacaggctgcccagggaggtggtggagtcaccatccctggtgtgttgaagggtggtttggatgtggtgttggtggatgtggtttaggggagacctttgcagagcagagacGATGGTTGGACGGGGTGATCCCCAGGGGCTTTGCCAACCTGAACGGTTCTGTGGTTCTATGGGGAGCCCAGGAAGGAGGAGGTGAGGGGGCTCATGGACTCACCGGTGATGAAGACGGTGGCGGCGATGTCGGCCTCGGCCAGCATGGGCTGCACCACTGCCCGGAAGTCCTCGAGCGCGCGGCCGGCGCCGCTCTGTGGGTTCAGCAGCACCAGCGCGCGGCAGGGCCGGGGCAGCACCCCGTAGCTGTCACCTggggggagaggaggctgaggggggtgGGCCCGtggtgctgcccagggagggctTTGTGAGCTGGGGCGGTGTTTGCCACGGCTCCGTGGGAAGGGGAGCTGCGCCATCCCCACGAGTTCCCTGGGCTGTATCCCCAGCCAGAGGTGAGCAGGTCCCTGCTGGGAAAGCAGGGGAGGTGGCAGAGATGGTGACACGGGGCCCTGCAGGGATGCAGCTTGAGCTTTCCCACAACCAGCGGGTGTTTTATGCCCACCTTGGAGCCACGGCTCCACAGCACTGTGCATCCCTCTGCATCCCGGGGCTTGGGAGTGCTGGTGGCTGTGCTTTTGGACATGCCAAGGGAGAAAGGTAGGAGCAAAGGGGAGGTTTGAAACCCAACCTCCCAAAGGGCATCCAGCCCAGTCATCCTTGGCTGTGAGTTTTCCCTGCTGAACCCCAGGGCTCACACCACAGCTCAGCCCCCTGACAAGCAGCAAGCCAAGGACAGGGGGACAAGAGCCAGGGAGGACTCGAGATCCCAATTCCCCACATCCATCCCAGatggagcagggccaggacaGACACCTGTGCCGGCAGACGGACGCTtctgcttcccctgctccccacgggACTCAGGTGTCACCCACGAGGGCCCCGCTCGGGCTGTAATTACAATCCTGGCAGggatccctgtccctctgccctGTGCCCCACGGGGGGGATGGggtgagctggggctgcagctgccctgcgAGGGAGGAGCAATGCGATGGCACCCAGGGGAGCCTGTGGCACTGTGCCTGAGGGCAGGACCCCTGGATGATGCTTGGGCACCCCAGGCCCCCAGATGAGCAGAGCAGTGTgcctccagctcccccagcacctctGGAAAGCCTGGGCCCTGCAGGGTGAAGCCAGTTTGGAGGAGGTGGGGAGTGTCCCCACCAGCTCTGGGTCCCCTGAGCTGTGCTCTGGCCCCAGGGGGGCAGTGGGTGCCCACTGGGGTGTGTCTGAGGGACAATGTCGGGggaggctgctcctgctgacTCAGCAGAAGGAGCTGCTCCATCTGGAGCTGAGTCATCAAAACAGACTGTGATTCCCGGCACTGCCTTGGGCTGGGAAACCCCCCTCCAACCCAGCCAGGGGGAGCTGGAGCcgcctgcctgcccctgccttgTCTGCACACTTCAATTTGAGCTGTTTGAACATCGTTTTTACAGCTAAaacccctcctgccacccacaccagggatggaggtggggTGTGGGGAGCCTGGGGCGATGGAGCTCCCTACGGCTGCCATCTCCCTGGGGTGACACCCAGCATCATACTAGCCATGGCCATGCCACGGTGTCCCCAAGGCTTGCCAGAGCTCCACGGCAGGGAGACATTCCTGGAGCACCCCCTCTCCATGCCCATCCCAGCCTTGCCAGCATACAGAGCTCTGCTGACTTCAGCACCATGAGGTTGATTTTCTGCCCCTGTGAATGACCCAGTGAGGCCACCAGCCTCCAGGACACTTCCTTGTCCCCATATCAGCTGCTTGGGACTTGCCACCAAGTCCACAGCAAAGGTCCTCCTGTGGGGAGGCTGatcctggggctgggctgccctggggggAAGTGGCCAGCtgccccccacacacaccctcccAAGCCCCTTATCAGTCGGTGCCAGACGCGAGGGGACCAGCTCCCCTCGGGGACCGTGGTGACACTCCAGGAGCAGAGGCCACCCAAGCTCTCCTCAGGGAtgatgagcagcagctccagggctgggctggccctgctccctcctctggaaccttccctgggcaccactggcACTAAAGCCCCTATGGACAAACTCAGCTGAGCCCCCAGGACATTCGTGCTCAAGtcccagctgctcaggaagTGAGGGGGGGGggcttctctctcctctttctccctcaCTCCCTCCCCAGAGGATGCAGAGCAAGAGCCCAAGGCACTACAAGAACCTAAAGGCAGTCTTTAAACCCACACTCTTTCTTAAAGCCACATCATTTCTGACATGCTGCAATCAGGTTTTGCCTGAAACTCCTGCCTGgacctgtggctgctgccctgtggcctctgctgggcactggggTGGAGCTGGGACCCCAGGACCTACTCCTTGGCTGAAGGGAGAAAGATAAAACCCCACTCCAGGCACCAAGAGAACTCCATCACAAGGGACAGACTGCTGGTTTCAGGGTCTGAATAGAGACAGGGAGGTGATCCCACTGGTGTGGGACCAGTGAgaccagcagcactgggctTGGCCCAGGCTcccctggcaggagcagagggtgctggttgagagctggagcccagcagcagcGATGCTCAGCGAggggcagctcccagcagcatccctgagCCTTGTGCAACCCCAGCTGGCCCCAGGCAGCTCGGGGAGGTTCAGCCACTTCCCGGCACAGCGCGGCTGCTTTCAACCTCAACcactgagcagagcagacactgagtcagcaggaggaaggggctCCAGTTCACAAACTCTGCTCTCCCCCCTCTCCTCGCATCCCCCCACGGGACACGTGTCCCATCCATGCTCGGGCAGGGACCAAACTGCCAGCGTTTCACtgtcagcagccctggctgctctgttGTGTCACTGCATCCTTCTGGAAACTCTCTGGGCACAAGGAACAAGCAGGTGACAGGGACTGTCCTGCCTGCTGACCACTGGGATGGACAGGGGCACGCCTGCTGCATCCCCTCTCCACATAGTGTCCCCCTCTGCTTGGAGAGGGGGTGAGGGGCCCCCCAAAACGGGGGCTTGCAGCAAGGCCAGGCCCTGCTGCTGACACACTGTGACACTGTTGCCACCTCTGGCAGCTCGATGGCAGCTTCCAGCCACAACCAGGGCCTGGGTTTCCCCACCAGGACACAAGCCCAGGGTAGTTCACTCCCTCCTGGCCAGCTGCAGCGTGGGACACTTCCCTGCACACTCTGGGCAGTCCCAGCCTTGGGGGGTTTCACTGCTGAGGGACCTTTTTAATCCCCCTTAGTGTAAAATAAGGAGGGGGAagcctcagccctgctctgc of Apus apus isolate bApuApu2 chromosome 17, bApuApu2.pri.cur, whole genome shotgun sequence contains these proteins:
- the SPHK1 gene encoding sphingosine kinase 1 — protein: MAAGRRAPPEPGGEPVLLQGVFGAGPTPGAASCSLSLTPLELQVRGPGGSCGGGSAGPDAVFRLADCVGSAAFPAAPTAACFSLVCYPLRGPRWGSPCRQRLERTFRVCLAPDQEGNLRIAQAWSRRIRELSVPAVPSQDGDSYGVLPRPCRALVLLNPQSGAGRALEDFRAVVQPMLAEADIAATVFITERPHHAHEKVRDEDLSQWDTLVVMAGDGLLYEVVNGLMERPDWEDTMKKPLCILPGGSGNALAASINHYAGNDHVVKKKLLLNCTFMLCKGLHTQMDLVSLSTASGKRLFSFLGFGWGFISDVDIDSEKYRGLGSARFTLGTLQCLAKLRVYQGRLSYLPACPEQGNPPSCQDPPAPTTNGKAGHVPAPAGTEAAGALPADSLLVPLGQPVPAHWTVVPEEEFVTVYAIYQSHLGTNLLMAPAAGLRDGCIHLFYMKAGVSRLMLLKIFLAMSRGTHLDLNCPHLRYVPVRAFRLEPRSAAGIMTVDGEALACEPVQGQIHTRLCRVLCGS